From the genome of Rhizobium sp. NXC24, one region includes:
- a CDS encoding phosphotransferase, translating to MAEHDFAAPADDLCARAKEALVHWGLADQTPELLKFRENAVFRIRMADGTPAVLRLHRPGYHDDRALASELQWMAALKAGGLRVPAPIPTIDGRNLVTLAATPYFFTRQADIVSWMDGEELGRSGTPLHHSRLRLEAIFGHLGEAMAELHNISDRWTPPPSFVRPAWDFDGLLGESPLWGRFWDCPGLAPEAANRLATLRPLLVDSLRSAAISSLDYGLIHADLVRENVLVGPDHVELIDFDDAGYGWRMFDIATALLRNRREPDFGLISASLIEGYRRRRPLSDAALEALPLFLLLRSLTYIGWASSRVTASEAKERLARYVAESLELAEGLSQR from the coding sequence ATGGCCGAACACGACTTTGCCGCGCCTGCGGATGATCTCTGTGCAAGAGCCAAGGAAGCGCTCGTCCATTGGGGACTGGCGGACCAAACGCCGGAACTGCTGAAATTCCGCGAGAATGCGGTATTCAGGATCCGGATGGCCGATGGCACACCCGCGGTCTTGCGGCTACATCGTCCCGGTTATCATGACGACCGCGCTCTCGCCTCCGAACTGCAATGGATGGCGGCTTTGAAGGCCGGCGGACTACGCGTGCCAGCCCCGATCCCGACCATTGATGGGCGCAATCTGGTGACCCTGGCCGCTACGCCGTACTTTTTCACCCGGCAGGCCGATATCGTAAGCTGGATGGATGGCGAAGAGCTGGGCCGTTCCGGCACGCCGCTTCACCACTCGCGTCTGCGCCTTGAAGCGATCTTCGGCCATCTCGGCGAGGCAATGGCTGAGCTTCACAATATCTCCGACCGCTGGACACCACCGCCGTCGTTTGTGCGGCCTGCATGGGATTTCGACGGTTTACTCGGGGAAAGCCCCCTCTGGGGGCGTTTCTGGGATTGTCCCGGGCTGGCGCCAGAGGCGGCAAATCGGCTTGCCACGCTCCGGCCGCTACTCGTCGACAGCCTGAGATCGGCGGCAATATCCAGCCTCGATTACGGACTTATCCATGCGGATCTCGTCCGCGAAAATGTTCTTGTGGGTCCCGATCATGTCGAGCTGATCGATTTCGATGATGCCGGCTACGGCTGGCGCATGTTCGATATCGCCACGGCACTTCTCAGGAACCGGCGGGAGCCGGATTTCGGGCTGATCAGCGCATCGCTTATCGAGGGATATCGCAGACGACGGCCACTGTCGGATGCGGCGCTCGAAGCCCTTCCCCTCTTTCTGCTGCTGCGGAGCCTTACCTATATTGGCTGGGCCAGCAGCCGCGTGACCGCATCGGAAGCGAAGGAGCGTCTGGCGCGCTATGTTGCAGAGTCCTTGGAGCTTGCCGAGGGGCTCTCCCAGCGGTGA